A stretch of DNA from Bombus huntii isolate Logan2020A chromosome 15, iyBomHunt1.1, whole genome shotgun sequence:
tatcGAAATGTTTGTTTTATAATAGAAATCAATAGATTTACTATAAAGCTGCGAGTTTGCCTCGCAAAACTTTGTTATAAACTATgataattattgtaacatattttatttcatatataccTAGAGAGAAATTATCtttaatgataaataacttagagatttattaaataaatggaaaaataagCAGAAATAAATGTATCCTTTTTTTAATGGGAAGAttgtaattgtaaaatataattcaaaattagatttctaaaaatatttactgttATTAATTAGTAAAATATGTTCAATTTCCAAGGTGAAGAATTAGCTACCGGTGGATGTGTAATATAAGATTCTGAAAATTCGAGTAAGAATTAAGATAAGTTTCCTCAATAGTTTAACAATAACTTACCAACTAATTTGTAACAGGTAGAGAATCCTTGTGAATCTGTCATCGTCGTAAGTTCTGTATTTTCctaaaattttttacaaacATAAAAATTAGCGCAATTAATTAACTCAATTATAATTATGGTGTAATGTATACCATGTCTGCTAAGCTTGAAGGTGCAGATTTATCCCAGAtttcagatttatttttttctattattaaaaGTAACTCTTCCAtggaattttgtattttttccgCATATTCATCGTCATCGAAATACAAAAGCATTTGTATCAATATGTGCAAATCAtctgaaattagaaatattatataatatttatatgataattaatttctataaataagtACACAAACCTCGTTCTTTGTACGTATTGCTGATAATTTGATACAAAGTTTGTATTAATGCCAGATCCTCGAAGACACTGCCTTCttttaaacttaaaaatttCCTTTCCTGCTTTCTTCGATTTTTGCTGGATCTATAACTTTTTCTAAAAGTAATACACACGTaaacatatttaatttttaacacaaattcattaaaaaaactTTATTCATTATTCTCAAACGTCCTTACCCAGACATAGTGGACAATCTCGATCTTTGACTCAAAGTTGAACTAACAACGCTACTTGTATCGCTAAGAATATCTGAAATGCCTTTGTTACATATCGACTCATTGTCACAAAGTATTTCATTGTATGATTTTATGTTTCTCTGAGAAATATTGTGCCTGACTGTTGCAAGACGCAATTTATATCGCTCAAAATCTtgtctatttttttttatttgtgaTAGAGCGTGATCCGCATATTCGTATACATTAGGTTTTATATGACATTctaaaatataacaattttaattaataatttagtaaattgatatttaactTATGTGCTATTTTTGAAAGTGTAAACCTACCGATCAAATCTAGATTTTTGGTATCATGCGCAATTCTTACAGCATCTTTCCATTGTTTACCATTACATAAAGAAATTATAGCTTCCTTCGCATCTCTGaaataattcattaaaatatgtGCAGCTTCCTCATACTTTTTATTAGTTTTTAGACGTTCTACAAGATCCTGGTAAATCACGTGTTTTTCTGTTTCactgaaatataatttgatataatttaattttataaatttataaatctaTAATAATGACTTCAATCTGTTTTATATCTATTGTTTATATCAACCTTAGTTCCATTTGAGtagataatataataacatcTTGCCAACAACTAGCTAATTTATAAGCATTTAAAGCTTCTTTGATATCACCAGATCTATGAAACATAATTCCAGCTTCATGATAGTGTCGtttattcaataaatattcACCATAACTTCTGGCTACCTCCTTATACATTTTGCTTTTCttctcaaataattttaaagcTTTTGTGTACAGATTATAATTGCGTATCAAATTTATACATTCGTTAAATCTGTTTGATTCTTTTGCAATATGTTCAAGAGCAGACTCATAACGTTTCAAATGTAAATCAatagaatatttcatataattctCATCAAGCTTTTTCAAGCCATTAAGGAATGGAATATATTCTTTGGGATCTTTTTGTGACTTAGAAGCAATGAACATAGTCAAATCAAAATCGTACATTCCTAAAGCTATATCAAATAGTACATTTACATCCATTATGTATAATAGATATTTTAGTGCTTCATCAGACATTATGTGTTTCTCATATCCCGTACTTTTTTCCTCTAACTTCTgaatttcctttattttcgTTAACGCAGCTTCTATTCCTcgcttttttttatcttttaccAAACTGATTAATATTGGTTGAATTAAATGATCAGAATTATTCCTTTCTTCCATAATGTTTCGCAGTAAACTGCAAatcgattcaattttatttatttcaaggTTTCTTGATTCTGACTGATGTCTTCGATAGTAATTTGCATATATTGTCATGGTAACGTCTTCATCTGCTAACTCAGACAAGAATAAACTCAACCAACTCGCTTTGGAAACTTGTTCCACGAATTTATTTGCATTCTCGATAAATTTTTTTGGATTATAGTCATAGATCAAGTTCAAGTTTATTCGTTGTCTCCGCATTAAATCGAAGGCAGATAAATAATTGCAATTGTCTAAGTAAAATCCgataatatataaagacaaTGCCCTTGGTTGAATGCATTCTAGGTTTCCACGAGGCATTTGCAAAACAACTTTGGAATCTTTAGGAATAGCTGCAATCAATTGAGATCCCCTTTCCACTCTTCTAATATTCATATCTAAAAATATTGATTAATCatcttaattataatattaaaaataacttaacaattagaaattaatgatTGGTATACCTGAAAATGATTTATCATTGAGTCGATTTTCCCATGGCTTTACAGTCAAATCTTGCTTTATTAATTCTTCAAAATCATTCTCGTTCAAGTTAACGCTTATTAAAGTATTTTGTGCAGTTGTAAGAAGTAAAAATTCCGAGTGAACGAAAAAACTTGTGATATTGTTAGCAATTTGCTTTCCATTAATTGCAAAACAGTTCCTATGATATAATGACAGTACCATGTGCTTTGTACCAATTTTCACAACTTCTACTTTATACGTATATCCTTGCAATTGTGTATCAACTGGAACTAGTTCTGtttcttttgtatattttgtaatgGAATTGTCTACAATTATGTATGCTTCATCTGAATCTGGAGAACGAACTATGTGTTGAATTAAACCATCCATAATGTGTATTCGCCTTTAAACattaaagaattattaattttcgaaactaaagtataatttatactacatttaaatcaaacaaatttttcaaataaatatacctCAATATAACTTGTCCCTGTGTTTGATCTTCTATTGCACTTAACATCAAAACACAAAGGAAGCTCTGATCATTTATTGACAATGAACATAAAACGTTGTTTTCATTAAGCCATAAGAAGTGATGCATattgtaaaagaaatttttatgttcTAGTAGAATATCCCATTTAATATCATATGTTCCAACATGTTCATAGTCTAAGAGGAATGAGTCctaatttttttaatgcaTTAGTAATTATCCTTTAATCtttgtgaaattttaaataatttataattcatttatatttaccACTAAatacttgtaaaatattaattttttactggCAGAAACACAGAAGAATGCATTGCTGTCTATCCAGGTAGCTTTGCCTTTTATATCAGGTGCAAAAACAATAGCATTTATGGACTCAGAAGTTTCTAAAGTTTTATGTGCCATTGGTGGTGGTACAATTCCTACTCTAAGACCAGTCATTAATGACTTATTTCCATCAATGATGCCAATAACAGATTTATCATGTACAGTTATGCCTCTACTATGATCAACAGACCAATTATAGTCAAACGTGATAAGTTCTTTGTATGTTAAAACAATCAGTTTTTTGAAACAAGATGTTGTACTCCATGTGGCACATATCAGTAAGTTATCTGTGGGAAATTTAATAGTTTGTTTCAAATACCaatgataattattttctGTCCATAGTTGTAGAACTGAAGAAGAATCTGCCTGAATTTGACACCAAATAGTCAAAATTTCTGAATCTGGAGACCAAAATAAATCTTTCACCTAAAATaagttttaaaatattaaacttaTACTctttattctaatttattcagaataataataaatgcaaaTATTCACACATACCCTAATTTCTTTTGGTTTAAAAGGAAGTGAAAATTCTCTGTGTTTTAAACCATTTTTCTCAAAGAATACAACAAGGTGCTTGTTTTGTGAAATCTGTGTTGCTGCAATTAAACTACCAGATGGTCTCCATGACAATGATTCTTCCAAACCATTAGCGATCTCACTGGTGTATTGTAAAATACCTTCTCTATTAAATACCTTAAACTGTCTAACTTTATTTTCGGGATGCAATAAACCAACAGCAAATAACAAACCATCATCACGCcaagttattttatataatccATCATCTAGATCGTTTTCACATATTTCTGTCGGTTTAGATATTGCTGCTTTTTTTCCTTCTGAACCATGAAACTGAGTTTCCTTCTTACCCCAACCAACAGTTACAAATTGCTTTTGACCAAAATATTGTGCATGCAGATCTACCTCTGAGATTATTTCAAAAGTAGATACCATTGTAATCACAATACCACTAATTGTAACTAATATGATTATTTCATGATCTGGGCTTAGTTTCATGCATTGTAAATCTATGTTTAAATCAGTTATCAATTCGTATCTAAATTCAGGTTCTAGATTTATTCTTATAATACTGCCAGATTTACAGACACCATATAGTTCTTGTGTTACACTACAATATTCCAAACCGATGAATTCtaaattttcatcgatttcGAAGAAGCTTATGTCTTCCACATAACTCGATGGAATTTTACAtaacttattttttaaaagcaTATAAAAATCATCATTAGTTGAGTCAACagtatacaatatttttaaatcttttacaTTTAACATTTGGTTTTCTAGGATATTTAAAAGACGACTAGCGCGTTGTTTTACTACCAAATTCttcattatttaataataacgtgATAAAagcatataaaaaataatcgaGGAATTTTTGTTTGCGGTTCACTGGAGGTACAGAAGCGAGAACTTTAAAAACTAACCTCTACACAATTCAAAGTATATAGGTTAATGTGAGAGATACATATATAGGACGATAATGAAAACAGTTCtgtaattttttctattttatgtaaatggaataaattaaataagttTAAAACAGGAATTGTATAGAATAAGGAAAGATGAAGCTGttcaaattatatattatacaacaacaaaaaaataaagtgacaTGTGAAATATCTTTACCTAACCtaaaatatatcaataaaatattctgacaagtatattttatgaatgtaaaagaaacttaaattcttgaaataatattatataattcatTGTTTGTTTCAAACATAAATACACCATGAATTCtactgatatcactgatgaaGACGAAGATGTTGTcataaaagtattttaaatttttctacatttgataaataatcaataatatattattgtttaatattttattatattttactttttattttttagggTTCGTCATTATACGaacatttatgcaaattaGGTTATACCGACTTTGAAAGTGTAGCAATAGAAAAACAAATAcctaaaaatgaaaagaagtaTCTTAAACTATTTGTgagtactttttcaaatgAACCAATGAAAATCATACGATATGCATTTTATAAATGAGTTTTGTATTTTTAGGATTGTATATTTaacgtaaaaaatatttttaaaaaattatattctatatactTGGGAATAATTCAGGTAAATATTATACTCAACATGCTCAAGtaatactataaaatatttgtaatgaagaattttatttatgttagGATGATAGTATATCCTACAAACAGGTGGAAACTATTTTAAATGcgaaaattcttttaaatgaTCATGGTTGTGCAATACATAGTTTTCTtgataaatatgaatataaacCATGGAGGTaaacttttaaatttatcaaatgGTACTGAAATTAACTATAATTATCTCGACTATAAAAAGCAAAAATTGGTGCAAGAgttaaatcaaataaaacgATACCCATATTATCTTTTTTGCAGGACTATAacatcaaaatttattttatttggcACTATTTTATCATCCTCAGCCTATATATCTTATAATACCCAATATAAAAGTTCAGCTAGTTTATTTGCATTAGctgtattatattgtattagtTATATAGAATTTTTGAGAATAAGGGCACACAGGGATCTAAAATCTATTGTGTCTTTACAGAATGATTTCTTTGATCTTTGTAAGAAGGGactgaaaattttgaaatatgggtataaaataaaattgcaccAAGGGAAAAGTTCCCAACAATTTTCGTAagcttttaaattttacaatttattagactattatgtaatattatattatttctaatatatcTAATTCAACAGTGATCTCACAGCAGGTAGACTGAAATATTTGCAACCCATAATGgaaaatttagtaaaatatttgGGAGTTATTGCTTGCATCTATTATCATGCTTCTTTAACTCTTATAAAACTGCTACCAGTAGATATTTGTAATGAAGATTTATTAACGAGATTTGATAGTAAATCATTTGAAATACATGgtgaaataaattatcaaaaattgaaggttgaaatgaaatatcttcTAGTacttattttgtaattaatatttgtatatttttatacattatgttatttttttaatagacTCTATATCATACTTATATCCTCACTCAGTCTGAGATGTTGTATTTATTAACTATAGCATACGATAATTATACTTGGCAGCAATCATACAAGAAAATTCCTGAATTACAATTGGCCTATATCATACGctttttaattatgtatttaaGCATATATAAAAACAAGTTATCAGAACACATTGATGCTTATTATAGTTTTAAACTAGAACCCATATCATATAAATATAGGTAAGAATGCTTTTTTAAAATGTctttataaatgttaaaaattaagGATTGTTTATgtgtttctattattttagAGGTCCAGATTCATCTAAATGGCAAGATTTATATATGCACCTTTATTTAGCTTCTAATAAATTACAGTTGGCTTACAGCCACATATTATCAATACTCCAAGATATTGATAACAATGTAATTGAAAGTGTAACAAACGAAGGTTGTATGGAGAACACAATGCAGAAGTTAACTGCAGCTCAAAAAAGTATTGACACTGCAAAAGATTTTATTGAGTTTAGTAGTCTATTTCTTGTAAAATCGCAAAATAGTGGTTCTACAATTAACTGTTTGGAAACGAATATTTCAATGTTAAATGCAAATTCGAATATCCATATTTTACCTGATTCAGAACCGGAAATTATGGATGAGGTATTCGAAGAATATATTAGGGAAGAATATTTGAAACCTTTGAATGAAGAAGCCGACGAAATATCACTGTACAGTTCTAAACGAGATAAAAcgttgtttaaaaattttatggtTGAATTAAAGGATGCTTTAGCCGATAAGAAAAAATCTATGTCTGAAAGAGAATCAAAGGCACTTGAGCGAatgtataaagctataacaaAAACAAGTACTTCAGATGATCAGCTTCAGCAAATTTCCACATCTCCACCTATGCCTTCCTTTAATACTTCTTCCTTAATAaacagtaataataaaatttctaattatagAACAAAACCGCAATTACATGTATTGCTTGAAAAATCTAATGTTGCTCAATCGATTATTAAAAGTGAAGAAGATTTAAAGGACAAGAATATGGATGACACATTAATAGAAGAAATGTCACTAagtaatattatacatttacCAAAAAAATCGGAGTTCTCATCTCTTTTACCACCACCATTTTTaaaagcaaaagaagaaactttTATAGGAAGTGGTGAAAATTCTGAGGATGATGAAGAAATTATGGTggagaataaataaaaaatcatgcaatatgtatttattgttACGAAAATACTTTGTATTGGGAATCAAGTAGTTTCATTcatatgataaaataataatatattttgtgaGAATACATACTATAATgtgtttatttacaaattcgaaataaattacatattttatgtatgattctcattaaaataaaactatatCTGTATAAGTTGTGTCCTTTATAATACTAATGATAATGACAATAATGATTAATATTAACATACACTATTACAATACTACTATCAacatagaattttaatttttttaatttatttctgtcaTACAATTGTATAAAATGCTTCAACAAATCGATAAAAAACACGAATAAATTATCGCATAAATAGACTTGGCAATGATAAAATTCTACAGTAAATTATTAACTCGTTTTATAAGTTATTATAAGTTATACTTAAAACTAATagtaaatattattcaataaaaGAAATACTGATGAAATATTGGTGAAAGTACTTAGGCAAAATATACACAAAATTttatagagatttatttagGATATGAAAGAtcatagatattttatttcttcatgTGAAGGCATTTCTTTTAgttttttatttgcatataaTAAAAGATGAATTACGATATCTCAGTTTcctaaatttccaaaaaagaTTGAGATTGCGAATATTATTTACTTCTATCAATTAAactacttttatttataatgttattacaTAACATCTTTCGTTTATAAAGTTAATTACGAATTACCTCTCACGTCATTTGGAATTTGGCAGTGACAAATTGACAGAAAACAAAAGTAACTGTTTTACAGTACAGGTATCGCGACACAGAGATCGAAGTACTCCgtaataaaatacttaaaagaaaagaaaacacatTTGTAATCATATCAGTGTATTACAAATCCTTCAACCAGAAAAGGTTGTCGCCTAGTATATTGTGATGTCTAATGAGTTGTCTTATCTGTAGTCAATAATACTAGACTGAATCTAAGACTAGATGAAGCATTTGTTATTAAAGATCGTAAAGAAACTGTACATATTTGTTCATAAACTGTGACACGAAAATGTCTTACAgtcgtaaaataataattaaacataATAGTAACAACATTAAAAAagtatttgattaaaaatttttaatatctatttTGTCAGTTTGATGTTTTTAACAGTTTATGAATGTTTATGAATGAAATTTATGTAACAAAGAAAACACGTATGCAAGCTAAactatcaattttataaaatatcaaatactTCTAATTCCTCTTGCTTTGTTACATAGATAAGGaagtatataattacatatttgtTATATCAAAGTAGAGATACATTCATCTTAGAAACATTTTTACTCATAAAATTCAACTAAAATTCTctatatgtatttattgttCCTTCATAGGAGGAACAAAATCAATTGAACGAATTCTGCTGTACAATACATCATGCTattataactaattaattaattatttgaaagcGCTATAATGCCAACCATGGGTGATGACGAATAGCTTCGCGACTTCGATCTCCGTAATCATATGTTATTTCCACCCCTATAGGTATATTTTCTTTCGCCGTAAGTACCAGGTGTGGCGTCGACTCTACTTCTACGACCCGAGCGATTAAATTACCATTTCTTGAATGATTTACTAATCTACCTAACTTATCAGTCTCTGCTGTTGCATCGACGCTAAAAATATGGTGATATTGTAAGTGGTCAAtgatttacaataattttatgaaCAATAATGAAGAAAATACCTACCAATACTGATGATTACGATGttgaaaataatacatataacacCCAGTGTTTTGGTCTTGTGCGTATATTTTTTCACGTTTCTTTGCTGTTACTTGATCGATTAATTCACCAATATATTCTACTACAAATTCTCCTTTCATAAACTCTCGTGTTGTTACTACACCACGACCTTTACCAGCAAAGTGTCTTAcctaaagaaaaatattttatgtggaatttacgataaaataacaACTTTCTTTCATCAACTTGTCTTACTTCTAAGCCTTCTTCTACTTGATAAAGCACTTTATTTTCCATATCACGTTGCTTTTCTTCTAATACAGCTTTCTTTGATTTTCTTACACTGCGGCGTACTGGAAAGTAGTCAGTAAGCTTATGATTTGTACTTTTAGTATTTGAAGAATCTATTGACCGATTTGTGGCAGACTGATTGCTGGTTAATTTTCTACGGCTATGATTAGCAGACTTTTTTAAAGGTTGTTGCTCCAAATTAAGTGTGGGAGTTACTACAGGTTTCTTATGCATATTTTCATTTGTATTTCTTTCGTCTAAATCTTCCAATTGATGGTTTGGCATGTTAATCCTATGTGGTGTTGACGGACCATGAATAGGTACTGCTACAGGtgtttctgaaaatttgtttatttattgaatcattatcatttaaatatatgtacattatgACCTATCAATTagcaattaatgaaatattaccATCAGTTCTGAATTGACCAACATCGGTGAGAATGTCATTTTGTACATCATTGGTTTCTTTACTTCCATAAAACCTTTCTTCAATAGGCAGGATAGAAGCTTTATTTTTTGGGACATCTGTAATCTATGTTTTAAAATGAATGATactattgtatattttatcattttgaataaaaaatatatatttgtatataagttataaaatatacttagattaaagaatatgAATACAATGAACCAATTGGTCAAATCATAAATAGAACCCAATATGGCATCAAAATAACATGTAAAATACTCTAAAAATGCTCAGTCTTACACAGTTATAACATTTGAATTAGTAGATTTCTAAACTTAAAATTGGTATCATTGAACTCTAACAAGtacttttagtaaatataaatttcaaccAAAAAATTGGGCATCCCGAGGAAAAATTCACAtgtttaatttgtatttgaaACAAATTACGTACTTGTGTATAGAAAAAGGAACTTATGCACATAGGCACTTTATGTGCTTCAGATACTGAATGGATCTCATCagaattaacatttttaacattacTATCATGCAGTTTAGCCTCCTTCTTCATTGGTGAAGTTATATCATATTGAGGGGATAAAACAGCAGCTCTTGTACGAATTGTATTTCTTGTTTGCACACGTTTTCGTCTTCCTACAATTAAATTAACCATTTATACtctacattttataaatcttctgagatataaaatattaaatacgataatatacaaaattatataccACAGctaattgtaatattaattttatctaacattttatctttattaattATGAGTTTTTAAACTATGTACattatacgtacatatattatgTCACTGATCAAGTTTCATGTCTTATCATTGTAATTACAGAACCTACACAACATTGTATACATGTTACATGTAacagtatatatgtatgtatatctgtGAATATCGTATTGTCATAGATGCATATTAATATCTACGACACtttgtgaaaaatattattgcaaTAATAATTGTTTGTTACAATGAGCGTGACGAAtgagtaataaaatataaaaaatatgtacggagatataaaatttaatattttcgaatatATCATTTTCTGGTGactagaaatatattttaggaGCGTaagtgtataaataaaaattgggGACAATTTATGTGGTAAAAATTGTGCAGAAATTAAGTGATGTTCTGGAAAACTAGCGTCTTTGAGGTAACATTCAAAATGGAGAGGAAGAGAGGAAGTAAAAACCATCAAAACATAACCTAATTATAGGAATAAAATGTTTAGTGAAAATGTAGATGAATTTTTTCGAATTATATTCCTACCTTTCACCATGTTACCCCTTGATTTTCCTATGTAATGAATGAATACTGACTCTACTTTTCCCATACAAAATTCTAGCTACGCGAGACGGCCGTTTCGATTCACTTCGACACTAATGTACTTAACATAAATGATTCCTTGATTAATTCGAATTTTCACACTCGTGTATTTTTTTACGAAACgtgttcgttttatttttacaaacaCGAGGCAACATTTAAGACCGAATAATAAGTAATTTATATAGTCGCCATTGTTCACAATTTCATTAATCTATTCGAAGCATTTTGTGAGGAGGCAAGGCAGTAATTGTAATTACAAACATCGAAATAACATACCGGATATGCCGCCATGTTGCTTACTATGCTACACGATATACTATTATTAAATTAGATACTATCTGTATTTTTGAGTACTATAGATACACACATATATTTCCTTTATTGCTCTCTAAATACATTTTATAGATTAGGTTTCTCATTTTTTCTCGTATCTTTATCCCTTTATCCCTTGtccatacaatttaattttgataCAATCAGTTAGGAATTGATACTTCATAATCAAAGCTAAATTTTTACAACGTTCGCTTTCtatagttatatatttcataaactATATATACGTGATTTTACAATGTTAATCTGTATATTTCTTTACAATTAAACCTACAATGGCTCACAAAATTAGTTGAACACCTACTATAACAgatttttatggatatattacattattattatttttatggatatattacatgtaactttttaaaatttcgttaacACTATAATGAGACACGATTATCTCaattataatagtaaaatttgaaaccacTCCAAAAACGTGTATAGAACTCACAAAACATTTATTGcagacatatatatatatatatatatatatatatatatatatagcgaaaaattagtatacagcATGAATAGTAATTTTAAGCATACAATTACTGCTAAAAGTGGTCTCATTACATATTCTGCTTATTAATATAGCGAACAATTGActgtttaaatactttgaTGATTTTTGCgaagtttaatttttcattacaatgctaatgaaattttaaaatgttttgtataatatacatataaaaaatttctacgactatttaaatattttcgtgaGCTACTATTT
This window harbors:
- the LOC126874037 gene encoding uncharacterized protein LOC126874037 isoform X2, which encodes MNSTDITDEDEDVVIKGSSLYEHLCKLGYTDFESVAIEKQIPKNEKKYLKLFDCIFNVKNIFKKLYSIYLGIIQNDFFDLCKKGLKILKYGYKIKLHQGKSSQQFSDLTAGRLKYLQPIMENLVKYLGVIACIYYHASLTLIKLLPVDICNEDLLTRFDSKSFEIHGEINYQKLKTLYHTYILTQSEMLYLLTIAYDNYTWQQSYKKIPELQLAYIIRFLIMYLSIYKNKLSEHIDAYYSFKLEPISYKYRGPDSSKWQDLYMHLYLASNKLQLAYSHILSILQDIDNNVIESVTNEGCMENTMQKLTAAQKSIDTAKDFIEFSSLFLVKSQNSGSTINCLETNISMLNANSNIHILPDSEPEIMDEVFEEYIREEYLKPLNEEADEISLYSSKRDKTLFKNFMVELKDALADKKKSMSERESKALERMYKAITKTSTSDDQLQQISTSPPMPSFNTSSLINSNNKISNYRTKPQLHVLLEKSNVAQSIIKSEEDLKDKNMDDTLIEEMSLSNIIHLPKKSEFSSLLPPPFLKAKEETFIGSGENSEDDEEIMVENK
- the LOC126874032 gene encoding putative elongator complex protein 1, which produces MKNLVVKQRASRLLNILENQMLNVKDLKILYTVDSTNDDFYMLLKNKLCKIPSSYVEDISFFEIDENLEFIGLEYCSVTQELYGVCKSGSIIRINLEPEFRYELITDLNIDLQCMKLSPDHEIIILVTISGIVITMVSTFEIISEVDLHAQYFGQKQFVTVGWGKKETQFHGSEGKKAAISKPTEICENDLDDGLYKITWRDDGLLFAVGLLHPENKVRQFKVFNREGILQYTSEIANGLEESLSWRPSGSLIAATQISQNKHLVVFFEKNGLKHREFSLPFKPKEIRVKDLFWSPDSEILTIWCQIQADSSSVLQLWTENNYHWYLKQTIKFPTDNLLICATWSTTSCFKKLIVLTYKELITFDYNWSVDHSRGITVHDKSVIGIIDGNKSLMTGLRVGIVPPPMAHKTLETSESINAIVFAPDIKGKATWIDSNAFFCVSASKKLIFYKYLVDSFLLDYEHVGTYDIKWDILLEHKNFFYNMHHFLWLNENNVLCSLSINDQSFLCVLMLSAIEDQTQGQVILRRIHIMDGLIQHIVRSPDSDEAYIIVDNSITKYTKETELVPVDTQLQGYTYKVEVVKIGTKHMVLSLYHRNCFAINGKQIANNITSFFVHSEFLLLTTAQNTLISVNLNENDFEELIKQDLTVKPWENRLNDKSFSDMNIRRVERGSQLIAAIPKDSKVVLQMPRGNLECIQPRALSLYIIGFYLDNCNYLSAFDLMRRQRINLNLIYDYNPKKFIENANKFVEQVSKASWLSLFLSELADEDVTMTIYANYYRRHQSESRNLEINKIESICSLLRNIMEERNNSDHLIQPILISLVKDKKKRGIEAALTKIKEIQKLEEKSTGYEKHIMSDEALKYLLYIMDVNVLFDIALGMYDFDLTMFIASKSQKDPKEYIPFLNGLKKLDENYMKYSIDLHLKRYESALEHIAKESNRFNECINLIRNYNLYTKALKLFEKKSKMYKEVARSYGEYLLNKRHYHEAGIMFHRSGDIKEALNAYKLASCWQDVIILSTQMELSETEKHVIYQDLVERLKTNKKYEEAAHILMNYFRDAKEAIISLCNGKQWKDAVRIAHDTKNLDLIECHIKPNVYEYADHALSQIKKNRQDFERYKLRLATVRHNISQRNIKSYNEILCDNESICNKGISDILSDTSSVVSSTLSQRSRLSTMSGKSYRSSKNRRKQERKFLSLKEGSVFEDLALIQTLYQIISNTYKERDDLHILIQMLLYFDDDEYAEKIQNSMEELLLIIEKNKSEIWDKSAPSSLADMENTELTTMTDSQGFSTCYKLVESYITHPPVANSSPWKLNIFY
- the LOC126874037 gene encoding uncharacterized protein LOC126874037 isoform X1; the protein is MNSTDITDEDEDVVIKGSSLYEHLCKLGYTDFESVAIEKQIPKNEKKYLKLFDCIFNVKNIFKKLYSIYLGIIQDDSISYKQVETILNAKILLNDHGCAIHSFLDKYEYKPWRTITSKFILFGTILSSSAYISYNTQYKSSASLFALAVLYCISYIEFLRIRAHRDLKSIVSLQNDFFDLCKKGLKILKYGYKIKLHQGKSSQQFSDLTAGRLKYLQPIMENLVKYLGVIACIYYHASLTLIKLLPVDICNEDLLTRFDSKSFEIHGEINYQKLKTLYHTYILTQSEMLYLLTIAYDNYTWQQSYKKIPELQLAYIIRFLIMYLSIYKNKLSEHIDAYYSFKLEPISYKYRGPDSSKWQDLYMHLYLASNKLQLAYSHILSILQDIDNNVIESVTNEGCMENTMQKLTAAQKSIDTAKDFIEFSSLFLVKSQNSGSTINCLETNISMLNANSNIHILPDSEPEIMDEVFEEYIREEYLKPLNEEADEISLYSSKRDKTLFKNFMVELKDALADKKKSMSERESKALERMYKAITKTSTSDDQLQQISTSPPMPSFNTSSLINSNNKISNYRTKPQLHVLLEKSNVAQSIIKSEEDLKDKNMDDTLIEEMSLSNIIHLPKKSEFSSLLPPPFLKAKEETFIGSGENSEDDEEIMVENK